From the genome of Fundulus heteroclitus isolate FHET01 chromosome 7, MU-UCD_Fhet_4.1, whole genome shotgun sequence, one region includes:
- the rdh1 gene encoding retinol dehydrogenase 1 — translation MVPVNETVQCFVEVLLSNLASTCVLLLACCAAVRWYIRDSYKIGGFSQKHVFITGCDSGFGNLLARQLDQKGFRVIGGCLTEKGAKDLAAATSPRLKTTLLDVTDSASIRSAVEFVSREVEDRGLWGLVNNAGRSIPIGPTQWMQLEDFAKVLDVNLIGVIDVTLQFLPILKKAKGRVVNVASIAGRLSLTGGGYCLSKWGVEAFSDSLRRDMHHFGIKVSIIEPGFFKTGVTNVDLINADLRRLWTRLPQEIKDSYKATYLDNYMRIQGFSMNILCSPDISKVTWCMEHALTAQYPRTRYGAGWDAKFFWIPLSYLPSFVFDFVVNMFLPSPKDTRND, via the exons ATG GTGCCAGTCAATGAAACAGTTCAGTGCTTTGTagag GTACTCCTATCAAATTTGGCCTCAACCTGTGTGTTGCTTCTGGCCTGCTGCGCTGCTGTCCGCTGGTACATCCGAGATTCCTACAAGATCGGTGGTTTTAGTCAGAAGCACGTGTTTATCACGGGCTGTGACAGCGGCTTTGGGAACCTCCTGGCCAGGCAGCTGGACCAGAAAGGCTTCAGGGTTATAGGCGGCTGTCTCACGGAGAAAGGTGCTAAAGATCTAGCAGCAGCGACGTCCCCCAGACTGAAAACCACCCTGCTGGATGTTACAGACAGCGCGAGTATCCGGAGTGCCGTGGAGTTTGTGAGCAGAGAGGTGGAGGACCGAG GTCTCTGGGGGCTAGTGAATAATGCTGGCAGGTCGATACCCATCGGACCGACACAATGGATGCAACTGGAGGACTTTGCAAAGGTCTTGGACGTGAACCTGATAGGGGTTATTGACGTGACCCTGCAGTTTCTGCCTATCCTGAAGAAAGCCAAGGGCAGAGTGGTGAACGTGGCAAGTATTGCGGGGAGGCTTTCCCTCACCGGAGGAGGATACTGTCTGTCCAAATGGGGAGTGGAAGCATTCTCCGACAGCCTCAG GAGGGACATGCATCACTTTGGCATTAAGGTGAGCATCATTGAGCCGGGTTTCTTCAAGACTGGAGTGACCAATGTGGATCTCATCAACGCTGATCTGAGGCGGCTGTGGACGCGCCTTCCTCAAGAAATTAAGGACTCATACAAAGCTACATACCTAGACAACT atatGAGGATACAGGGCTTCTCTATGAACATCCTATGCTCTCCGGATATCTCCAAGGTTACCTGGTGCATGGAGCATGCGCTCACCGCCCAGTATCCACGCACACGTTACGGAGCCGGCTGGGATGCCAAGTTCTTCTGGATCCCTCTGTCCTACCTCCCTTCATTTGTGTTTGACTTTGTTGTAAACATGTTCCTGCCCTCACCTAAAGACACAAGAAACGACTGA